The genomic DNA ACATCTAGCATCGAAGTATCAGTGTCCAGAAGCGACACTGCCATTGCTGGACATGATCTTCCAGTTGGAACagtgattgaatggcaccCTGACTCTTTCAAGATTGATGAAGACATTTACGGGGAGGACGTGGAAAATTTTCGACCGGAACGCTGGCTGGTTGCGGATCAGCAGGAACGAAGGCATATGGAGCAAGGTCTATTGGCATTTTATATCAGCAGACGAACTTGCATGGCATCCCGGGTAGTATTCTTAGAGTTGAAGAAGGTCGTTGTTATGATCCTCCTACAATTTAACGTGAGTAATGATGCCCAATTGCCAGCCACTGGGACTAATGTGATAACAGATGGAGCTCCTTGCGTCAGATGGGAATCTTCCCGAGTGGCGCAGTCAAGGCGCCGAATTCCTACCTCGTATGGTAGTAAACCTCGTCCAGAGAGTTCACTGAGTCGTCGAAACGCAAGCAATGGTCGATATCGAAACGCCACACGCAACAGCCACTCGAATGGGCTAATTCTCCATAAAAATTATTACTACGACACGCTCGCGAAGACATTCGTTTTAACCGTCGCAATTGGCTGAACTAAACTGTTGAAGTTATGAAAGATTCATATTCACAAGACTAACGCGATAACTATGTGCAAATTATGTACAACTGCATAGCGTGGTATCTTCAGTCAAGAAGTCTTGTTGCCATGCTCCTTCCACTTCCCTTTACGCACTCTTCTCCAGCTCGAGGAAGGCACGCGCAGAGTCAACAACAGTCTGCTCGAGATCATGGTACTTAAGACCCAAAACCTTCTGGGACTTGGAGTTGTCGACGCCATACAGCTCAACACCACCGAAACCCGAGCCGGGCGTGCCAACGGGCACGCGATCCTTGATCTCAGGGATCTTCTCCCGCAGGACGTCAACGAATTGCTGGTAGCTGAAGTTGCCGCCGGTGACGAAGAAGCGCTGACCACCAGCCTCAGACACCTGGTAGGCCTTCAGGTGAGCCTCAGCCACATCGCGCACATCAACCCATGACCAGAAAGCGTTGGACGGAACGGGGTCAGTGGACTTGGAGTTGGGCGACATCAACCGGTAAATGTCGGCGGAGGAAGTGTTGAGTTTGGCGAGGTTGGTGGTAGCGTTGATGTTGGGGCCGTACACCATGGGAGGGCAGATTGTGACCACGTCAAACGAGGGCTTCTCCCGCTCGACGAAGTCCCAGGCCGCACGCTCTGCAAGGGTCTTAGCGGCAGTGTATGCAGCAGCACCGGGAGTTTCCTTTTTAGCAGCCACTTCATAGGTCAGAGGGTTCCAGTCGGCCTCGGAGTACACATGGCCCGGACGGGTACCCTTGCCCAAGTCGATGATAGCAGCGAAGGAAGAAGTGATGACAATGCGTTGCACCTCGGGAGCGTTCTTTTTAACGGCGTCGAGGACGTTGTTGGTACCCTCAATAGCGGGGATGAGCAGATCGCGCTCATTGTCCTCAACCTCGATCTGGAAAGGAGTGGCCGTGTGAATGACACCACGAACGCCCTTGGCGGCCTCATCGAAGGCATGGGGCGCACCAATGTCCGGAACAATGGCGAAACTGAGCTTGTCCGCATACTGGGGGAATGTGCGACGGACCTTCTCAGCGGTATCCTCAGAGCGGACGGTGCCACGAACAGCATAGCCAGCCTTGAGGAAGGAATCGACAACGTGTGTGGCGACGAAACCGGAGGCACCGGTGATGAGGACAGTTTCGGTAGACATTATAGCAGGTCTGTTGATATGACTAGGGCAAAGTGAAGTCGATAGTCAAAAGCAATTGCTTCTCTATCGTGCCGGAAACATGTCTATTTAACACCAGCAACTATGGGGTTAACCGGTTATAAATTTGTCAGCGAAAAGACGGTATCTAACTATGGTATCATGGAACCACGGTTAGCACGGGATTATCGAGTCAAGTTATTTGATTGATTTGTCTATTCGTGAAACCGGCATCCCGAAGCAAATCCGTGGGTATTCCGTACAACCACCGGCGTagaaagatgaagaataTGAGATCATTCTCCACTACtgtggggggggggggtccTCGGATAGACTATGGTACAGACGTGTGGGACTGGGTGTAATCCGATTGCAATACTCCGTAGATCCCAAGCCTATGTCGTTGATTAGGAAGCTTCCATAGATGGCGACCATATCTACGAGAATTTCTGCTGATCCGGTGTATAGAGTTAACATAACCAGAGAAATAAAGCATTGAATTGGAAGAAACCCAGGATAAAAGTCGTAGATAGTGAAGCAGGGTGAGTTTTGTACACTTCTGCAGGTCCCCCGACAAGAGTTATTCTTTTTGCTATGCACTCGTGCTCAAATCTTGCCGCAGTGATGTGAACGAAGGGACCCGGACATAACCTCGTTAGCTCCGACCAAGTGTCATCCGCAGTCCAAAGGCGACAGCAACATTAGAAATCGACCCTGCAAAATATTCATTGCTGCCCTGTATAGTACAGCATGAAAACCAATCTTGATCTGTGGGCGATTTGCGATCCACACTACAGGACCCACACATAACCCAAAAAGGACTTAGCAGCGCTGCCAATCGCGTAGCGGTTGCTTATTTGCCGTGTGGGCCACTCTTGGCAGCGACTGTCGACAGAAAGCGGTGTGTTCTTCGACACACTTCCATGCTCTCCGGATCGGAGCATGGGTAAGCCATGTGGGCGAGTCTTGGCAAGCGCAAGACATCGTGTCATTAAGAATGGCTCATTAAGCCACCATCCCAACCAGTCTAGGTCAAATGGGAAACTAGTAGTTCGTACACCGCCGGTGATCATTCGTAACCCCTGTAAGCAATCCTCTTCTCCCCACGTTGATGACGCCAGTAGTTCGTAGACCAAATCAACTCTGGGCATCCTTTAATCAGCCAGCTCCATTTTCGCAGGAACTGCTCAGTGACTTCCCAATTCCGCGGGTCCCAGGGATCTCCCCAAACGACCAGCATAGAATCATTCTGGTGCGTGTTCCAGAATCCCATGAGATCTTCACACAGTTGGTATTCATCCAGAGCGTCTCCTAGTTCGATCATGTTATCCCGCATTCGAGGTAAGGGGAACAGGTCTAGCCACGGATGGTGTTCGACGCTTCGTTGCAGAACGGTGGGCTGAAGGGAAACCGGCAGCATTGCGAGATGACGGACAAGGTGGGATTGGGAGTCTGAAGCGAGTGGCGAGAGCGCATCCTCATTCATCCATTCTTTGGATAACCCCAGCACGGAGAGATTATGGAAGAGAGCGCGAAAAATGTTTCCCCTCACCAAGGTCAAGAGGTGATCCGCCTGGGGCGACCCGAGGATATAGCTCGTATAGGCGGTAGATTCAAACCTCTCAAGCAACATCTCGGTCTCGGAACTGATCAAGAAGCATTCCGGTCTTGAGCAGGATGACCCGTCGTGGGTATGGTTCGGTGGCACAAAGGGGATCAATGCGGAGGGTTCGTTGGCCGAGGGAGACCGTGATGGCAGTCCATCACGTTGCGGATGTTGCTTATGTCTGAGCCCTGCATCGATACACGCATAGTTCAGCAGCTGTATTAAACCACGATCGGGGCTGTATGTACTTACGCCATGCGCGTTGATTCACTCGGTTCTGTCGCCTTCGCCGTTCTATTTTGTCATCGATTCCATGCCAATCATCGTCGGTCGGGCTTGTCACGTCGGAGGAGCTAGATTCTGGTGGCATTGACCGAATTCGATTGCAGGAGCAGAGGATAACATTGACTAGGCCGGTAGTATCTGTACAGATCAAAGAGCAGCAAGTGCATACTGTTGGCCTTGTCTCTCCGtgtttgttttgtttgcACAACGGCACGTGATATTTCCCAAACAGGAAATATGTGCACCATTGCCGAGGACCTGGCATGGAGGCCATGTCTTCACAATAACTCGGACATCCAATACATGACAGAATATCACCAACAATCAAGTACACCGAAGAATCAACTTAACCCAAGCATGCTTGAGGACCTCTTGACCCAACGTCAACGTCCGTGATGGCTACTCCCTTCAATCTCCCAAGCACGACCTCCAGCCACGTACATGGACGTACCATGAAGAGAGTCGTCGGTCAGGACTCCCGCAGCGACCTTGGCGCCATCCAACGGCGTGCTGATAGGcaaaccctcctccgcccagcgatTCCCCAGGTTCTTGCCAACGGTGATGCGCGTCTGGGTCATCCACGGACAAATGGTGTTGATGCGCAGATTATGCCGGTCTGGGCCAAGATATACGGCCGTAGGGAACGCATGAGGCCCTGACGCCGTGTTTAGCGACTTGATAAAGGGAGAGGCCTGAGGTTTCTTTGAATCCAGCCGTGCAGGAGAAAAGCAGAATGGATCGGTCGACATCGACGCCACGGTAGGTGCGGGTGTTTCTACACACGTACCGACAATGATGATTACGTTTTCCTTGAGCGATTCCTCTGAAATAGTCGGGAAACACTGGGACACAGGAATGGCTGATTCTGACGCAGGCACCTGGTTCGTAGGCGCAATCATGGTGACGGAAATAGAAGGAATATCATGTAGTACAAGTACGATTACAGTGTAGATACTAGAGGATGAGGGAATTGAAGACAAGAAGCGGTGACGTTTATAACCTTGATCTCTCCATGATCGCTTCTATCAACCTCGAAACAAACATCCAGCAAGAAAGCATGGATGAAATTCCTTATCCTTCCCCTCAACCGTTCTATACCATCACCAATGAATAATATGTTGTTATATTTGACAGGGTACCTGATAGGGTATACACCCTGCATATAAGTATCGTGCCCATGTTCGTGCCCGGTGGAGAACATCTTATGACCGTGCATCGCATTGCATGGCCCGGGTTGGTTGGAGTCTCTAACACGATGGTTGTCTTGATTGCTTCGTATGGGCTATCTTTTCCCACCTGCCACTCCGTTGCGGATGTTGCAGTGGGTAGTCTTCTAGTGGTATATATTTTTGTAACTGCTGATGTTGgaatggagatatatattCCTGTACCCTGTACCAGGGATATACGTGACGCAATGTTATATACTCCATCTGATTTGGTCATATATACCAAGGAACGATGTATTTAGTGGGTACATATTGAGGATATGTTGAGCTTAAGTTGACTAGGAACCAGTTCCCCTTTTGGAAGCCGGAAGCATAGCAAACGCTTTTTGATTGGTAATAGCACGCTCTCGGCGGTATTTCTACAAGGGACGGATCAATGGGTCGGGAATATAATATCGCATTGGACCAGGATTATCATCTGCAGCCGAATCTATCAAGTAAGACCAAGAAATAACAAATCCACCAAGTAGGTTACCAAGTAGTACATAGCAGTATGATGACAGAGAAACACCTATAGCACAAAGAGCAAATGCGCTGGATCCCTATCCTACACCAATATTCATCGCCATAAGAAAAGACCAAGAAAAGAAGTAATTATAACAGATTtcatgagaaaaaaaaaaaaaaaagagtttCCAAGAAGATATAgaaggtaagaaaacattcACACATTAACGTCTGTTCACGCAACAGAGAATGCCCGACCGGCCTAGGAACCACAAGGATCCGAAGAAGCGGAAGAAGCACAGTGCTGCCGTGGACCACAGAATGATCTGGAAGAACCACGATGTCCGCGTCGTGGAGGTATTCTAGTGAAGTCAGTATCATCCGCAAAAGAAGAGCGATAGGGAAGGAAACTCACCGTCAGACACATCCGAGAGATGCTCTCTGCCGTAATCAGCAACGACAAAATCAGATTACTGAAGATCCACAGCAAGAGCAAGTTGGTTCGGAAGTTCCGGTACGAATCATCCATGGACTTCTCGTACTCCTCCTCAGGCTCTTCAAACGGCGCCAGCGCACGCTTCACCGTAGATTCGAACTGGCTATCAATGTCCGCCTGCGGTTTATCCAGTTCTTCAATGAAATTCGATTTCAACCCGTCCTTTTGTGTTTGTGCCGAGGGTAGCGCATCTGCCTTGTCTGATCCCTTGGTACCCCACGAGACGTCGTGCCAGTTACAGAACGCATATACCATCAGGATGTTGATCGAAGTCGTCATTCCGAAGAAGTACGCCCACGAACTGGTCAAGATGTGCCACGGGTCCATGTACAGCAGACTAGACACCACGTAAATACCGTACGTTGACACCAATGCAATCAACACAATACCCGGACCTTGAGAACTGAAGAACGATGACAGGAATGCACCCACGCCATCTgacatgttgaaatccaacGTGCCACCACTGAAAGCATTTGCGACCAGGTAGAACGAGCAGATGAGGACGTAGAACTGAACCAGCGAGAAGTACAGGAACGACAGCGTATACGGGAGTCGCGCACTATCAACGAATGAGGATTAGTCATTGGAAAATCGCGGGCgatgaaaaagaagacatACCCCTTGGGTCGGTTTCCAAGAGCCAGAATAAACTGAAGCATGAGACAGAATAGATAACCATATTTGAGAATGTTGTTCACAATTGGGGTCGCCTCATTACCGAACGGCCATCCCTTGTACTTGTTGGTCGAACTAGGCGTTCCCACCAGGTCGATAATGACGGAACTGGTAAGCCAGTAGGACGCTGTGCTTGTCAGTAACCAAATATCTGTTTCAGGACACAGGCTCTTAAGACATACCAAGGGAGAACCAAGTCATGATCAACTGCGCGAAGTTGTAAAGCATCTGAATGTGCAAGAAGAACATCCGAAGGAAGTTGTGGCTACTTTGGTAGATACGCCCGAAATGCATCATGGCGTACAGACCGGCAGCGAAAGATCCGTTCAGCCATCTTCGCCGTTGACTGATAAACTCGGCTGTTCCTTCAGGCACATCGGTTTCACCTTTGGATGCCTTCACATAGGAAAGATGCCATTTGAACCCAGCCTTGGCCACCAGTTCAAAGCAAAGAATACGATCCTCAGCCAAGAACATGTTCTTCTTAAAGATATTCATTCCTTCAATACCCTTCTTGCCGAGCTTCCTGGAAAGTGTATGGTCACCATGGAAGTACTGTTCCAGCGGGCGGCCCATGATCGCACGGTACCGGTACGCTGAGAATGCACCCGGCAACACACTGACATATCCAAAAGCACTTTCCAAAGGTTTATCCAGAATATTGGAGATCTTATATTCAAAATTTTGCGCAGCAACAAGTGGGTTCAGCAAGTTGCGCCATCCTTCACCCAACATGGCATGGATTTCTCCACAAGCGCCTCCGAGGTTGCGGTCGTTGTAGAAGGCTTCCCACAGTGCCAGCAGCGATTTGCGACCTGGCTTTGTTCCTGCGTCGATCAAAATCACAACCTCCGGATTGAGGATTCGACTGAAGCCGTTGAACAGCCATCGGTGGGAGTTGATCTTTTTGCTGTTCTTCTGTTTGAGACAGAAAAGCATCTGGACCGGGGGCAACGTGTTGGGATCATCTCTGTGCGGTCGGACCAATTGCTGGTTGGAGGTAACGGAAAGTTGGGTGGTGTACTCGAACTGTATGCGTGTTAGCTCTCATGACACGGGACTTGAAGGGGCAGGAACTTGTGGTTATGAACTGACAATGTGAGCGACGGTTTCTCGGCCGTCAACATCTCGCTTCATCACTCCATCCTGATAGATACCGATCGTCGCCAGGACATCCAATGTGTTTTTGTCGCAAGGGTCGATTCCATCAAAAACCAAGCTGACCACAATCTTCTGCCACGCAGGGCCTCCCTTGTTCCAGAATTCCGACTTCTTCAGGTTGACGATATCGCGGACATTTTGCATGACACCATGCAGGGTTCGTGCCGTCAAGACTTTATCTTCGTTATAATAGGTGATGGCAATCAGAAGTTCCGTGTGTCGGTTGTACATGGCCGGGCGTAAGTTGTATCCATTCCGCAGGGTGAATTCGTCAGGATCGCAAGTGGCCGCGGTGTCTGGTTTTGACGCTGTGATTAGCTCCTCCCCTCGTACAATCTCAGGTTCAGCATTCGTGTCATCAACTCACATCGCATGTGGGTGAATTCTTCTGTGAAAGCCTCCTCCGACTCCCGGTACTCCGGTTGGATAGCATTTTGGATGGCGCTCGGAACGGGATAGTCGACACTCAGAACGGAGCCCTGCACCAGCTTAATTTTTCTTGTACCATAGCGACGCGAAAGTCCCGTTCCTGGACCTTGTCTTCGCTTCCACGCATCGGATGAAGTCGTCCCCCCTTCCGACGCCGGAGTGCCGTAGGGACTGGTCACGTAGTCTGGCTGACTCTCGTAGGGCGGCACATTGGGGAACACGGTCACACCAGGGTCATGCAGAGTGTATCGACGAAGCGAGTCGGTGGAATAATTGTTATCGAAGGGAGCGCCAAAGGGACTGGGTTGCGGGCTGGGTTGACCGCGCAACAGCGACAGCTCCTGGTCAGTCTCTTCAAGGCCGCTTTGCTGGATAGGTCGAAAGACAACGCGTTAGAGAACAATTCACAACAGCATGCTCAAATGATCGTTAAGGCTGGATACTCACCCTATAGGGCGTTGTTGCCGGGGAGTAGCCACTGCTGCTCTGGCTCTCCTGAGGAGAATGGGAGTTCCTAAAGGGGAACTGTGTACCCATTTTGAGATGGTGGGAGGATGGAGACCCAGATCTTCAAATCTGGATCAAgaagaaataaaaataaaataaaaaaccAACGAGAGAAATTGGGAAATTGGCGGGGAGAGGGCGGTAGAGTAAGTAGTAGGTTAGGTGGTTGGTTAGAGAGGtcagaataataataaaatgCAGTATCCGCAGCGACAGAGCGCTATGCAGCCAAGCCAATCCAATAGTAATAAAGAGCGACGAAAAAAAAGCCCGTTGTTTACCTGTGGAGCATCGTCTGCGCGAAAGAATGTTgccttctttttttatcttttttaGCCTTAGCGTGTCTGTGAGGAAGCCGACCAAAATGATAACTGGAAAAAGGCTGCTTGGGACGCCTTTTTAGCGTTAAAACGATCGCGACGATGAATATGGGGGTGGCAATATGGGGAGAGACAGATTAAACGAGGGTATGATCCTCTGAGACAAGTAGTCAGGTAGAAGAGGAGGTAGTAACGAGGAGGAAGTTCAGGCACAGACAGACACACACGCAGATGCTGAGGGCCTAAAAAAGAAATCCTCGTATTCTGGTAACGGGACTCCCTGAAAGACTCCGACCCGACGGTACTCTCTACTTGTGCTTTTTATGGCTGTGGTCTCTGATACGTCGTTCCCTCCGGTCTCAGTGGAGAGGCGAGTCGAATATCATTACCCGAGGAGGTTCCGGAAGGCACGCCTCGAATAATAGCAGAAGCATTCCGATTCCCCTTCTTTCGTTTCTCCTCCTTTGCAAGGTTTAACGCTATGTACGGAGAGGACGATCCTCCGGCCTAGCACTCTttactgtactctgtactttgGAACtcggagtactctgtacgcaTGTATTCTGGTAAAGAAAAGCCTTCTCTGCTGCAGGATGCACCAAAAATAAACCAGCGCTGTGACGCGGACCGTGGCGCAACGCAGGCCCGGCTCATCCTGAATGGTAGAAGTTGGACACGATCTCGTGGGACGCCGAGTGGAGTAATGCAGCAATCAATGAATGCCATTGCATGATTGCCCACTGTGGCTTAGTCGCATGGAGGTACTATGGAGTTGACTTTTTTTGGTGTTGAATCGGCCTGGTCTCTTTGCTCCACCGTCCCTTCCGGCCCTAGCCTGTTCAGGTCTGGTAGAAAAACCACTGCGCCGCGACCGCCAGATTCAATGAGAGCTCAGATGCAACGGATTCTCGTATCGTTCGGTGGTCCGTGGCAACCGAGTAGGATTCCTGTCCGaggtgaaaaaaaaatacgcAAGGGACGGAGGGGCGGCATGAGCGAGGTGAAGAATCCCAAGAATCCTGCCTGTCAACAACCAACCACTTCCTTCACCTTCACCGTCAGCAGTACGACTCAATATATCATAATTGACCGAGTTTTCGAGGTTTCGAAGGATTGGACCGAGGTGTGTCCGGCATATGACAGATGGTTAACGCGTGACAGACCATGTTGTACGGTGTGCTTGTGCTCCGTAGAAGATGCGATGTCGATATCGAGGGTGGTACGTCACGTCGACGATGGATTCATTTTAAATTGAttctctacagagtactttcTGTGCTTTGCTTTTGCCCCAGGTTAGAGTCTGCAGCACCTTCACAGACTCGCACATACTTAATCCCGGCAATATCTACTAGTTTCAAGCCACGACTCAGTCTTAGTTTACAGGCTATCGATGGAAACCCAGGTACCCGCGACTAGCATGACAAGCAGTGGATGCATATAACCCGTCGCTGTCAGAGTAAGACACGGTTCGCGAAATTAAGGACCAGACACAAGCCATTCTAGTCAAAACGCCCAAGCCTTACCCGATCGCCTCGAAATAACGGCAGGAAATGACCTAGGCCAACTCCATGGACTTGTCCAGAACCTTGTTCTATGCATTATCGAATCGAAGACCCTCAGGTACAAGCCAAATCTGCGGCCTGGTCCATGGGGACTTGTGTACTTTGTAGTGGACGCTGACTGACATCCGCACTTATTTCCTAACTGGACCGAAAGTTCAAATCTCCGTTCAAATGCCGAGTTCAGGTATCTTATCATTCTGTAAGAAGTCGAATCTTTATCGATGCTCTGTAGTCCAACCCCGATTACATGCGGGGATCTATCCCCGTACTTATACGCCCAAGAGCCTGGGCAGAGGTCCATAGTATAGCATCTACATACTCAGATGCCGATATCCCAATTTCCATTTACATTTTTTACGAAAGCAAAAGCTTATTGTCAATCGTCCGTGGGAGACATGGCTTTTATTATACCAATCGGCGGAAAAGAATCCGACATTTCGGAAATGCTTTTAACGATGAATATCTACCAACATTGTCCACAGTCCTTCTGCACTTAGCGGATTTCCGCAGAATTGATCCGAAATGAAAGCAAATCCAGCTTCGTCGTCCTCCTCTCGACGGCCTGCCAAGCGGCGCAAAGTGACCCGCGCTTGTGATGCTTgtaaaagcaaaaagaaagctTGTACGGGCACAATCCCTTGCAGACCCTGCATGCGAGCCCAGACTGAATGCAAGTACAATGCTTCATACAGTCGCGGTGCCGTGGTGACTCCTCAAGCCTCAAATGACGTTTATCCTCATCATGTTGACGCTTCTTCGCCCGTTGAGATGGCGTCCGCGGAAGGAAGATCCGCCGCGGAAACCCCTTACGAGTCGCAAGATCCTGATCTAGTTTTGGATGTCACTGGCCAGTACTGTGGTCCTGCTTCTGCGCATTCTTTCCTGGGTCGCGCGGTGCAGAACTTCTCTCATACTTCCCGACCATCGATATCAACGGCACTTCCGGACTTGGAAACATCAGCACCCGCtgtctccatcttctcgtaTGGCGATCGCAAGGCTCTGGAAGTAGATCGCACTCGTTTCCACTGGCCTAATGTGAGCGTTGCACGGGAGCTGGTCCGACGATACTTTGACTTCGCAGCCCCGACCTACCGCATCTTGCACCAAGGCACGGTTGATAAATGGGTTGATGATATCGATCACCCCCAATCGCTTTCCAATCCCTTGTCTGCAGCGACTCAGGCAACATTACTCATGGTCTTTGCGACCTCGTTAATGTTCCGCGGCGATCCAGAACGTATCCGCGATGCCGGCGATGATGGATGGCGCCATAGCGAATTGTACTATGCCATGGCCGAGTCTAGCTTGGCCCATGAGGTGGGAATGCCAACACTTGGGTCTGTACAGGCCCGTTTTTTGATGGTTCTGTATCTGTTGTGCTCATCGCGTGCCAACCAGTCATGGTTTGCTTTTGGTACGGTGGTGCAGCTCCTCATGTGCCTGGGACTGCATCGCTATCGGTCACTGAACGAATCGGCCTCGATGGAAGAGCGCGTTACTCGAGAGTGTGAGAAGCGCGTGCTTTGGTGCGCGTATACGTTGGATAAATACCTCAGCCTTATTCTAGGACGGCCCCGTTTCCTCCAAGAAGAGGACATTGACCAAGAACTCCCGGCTGCTGTGGATGATGACGATCTAGGGCGCGAGCAGCCCGACGAAAACAGCACACCCAAGGATTGTATCATGAATGCTCCCATACTCCATTCTTTGCTAGCTCGAATCCTGTCGCGTGCGGCCAAGGAACAATATGCCGTTAGATCAATCTCGGATGCACAGCAGATGCAGGCCATCGAGTCGCTTAGCGAAGCCATTGAGGTGTGGCATGCACAATTACCTCCGATACTTTCCGGTGCCATTCAACCAAGTAGCCTGATCCCCCTTTTCCGTCGTCAGCTCACCGTGTTGCAGTTGGCGCGTTTTCATGCCATTATGTTCGTGACGAGACCACTACTGCTGCGTAACTACGCCGTCAATCTTCCTGGCTATGAAAGTTCCTATCGAAATTATCTCATCACCTGCGTTGCGGCGGCTCGCGACACGATATCGCTCATACTGAGCTTTGCCAAAGAAGAACAGCTTTTCCCGGCATTCTGGTATTCGCAGTACATTGCCTTCAACGCCCTATCGGCAATATACATCTACCTGATTCAAATGAAACGGGGTCGTATCCCACCCTGTACGACTCAGGACTTGCATGAAAACACGTTATATGAGCTCGCAGAAACCACCCAGCACCATCTAGCACAGGTCACGGTCCGGAATGCTCCGTCCTGGAGATACAGTGTCATCCTGCAGGGTCTTCGTGGGGAAGCCAACCGCGTTCTACATCAGGATGAATTCCAGGATAGAGGGAGCACTCAACAAAGACATACGAAAATGAATCGAACAGCAGCAACTCGTACCCTTCCAGTGGATCCCATGTTGAGTTCTCAGCCATCGAGCGCAGCTGTCTATGAAGAACACCCAATGATCGAGGAGATGGCAGCTCCTGGATATAATATACTTGACCCACGCGCAGAAAGTCTCTTTGGGAGCTTCGCGATGGATGGTGATCCATCGTTGAATTTCTGGCCGCAGCTGGATTGCTTGCCTATAAGTACGTCTCCCCAGGCCTGTTCAGCATTTTGTTTACTGACCGTTGTAGTGTATCCGGACCTCTGGCCAGGATTCGGATAGTATCTGAACAACCAGCGGATTGTATGAATTATGATTCTATTATATACAACTAGAATACCAACACCGATTAAGTACTGTGCATGATTGTGGTCATGCCTGAGCTAGTAACGCGCTATGTATCCGACAATGTCCGGTGCAGAGTACTTTTGGGTGGCGCGCCGAATTACTCGAAGTGGTATAGCGTGCCTGTCTAGACTTAGCGTCCCATTGTCACTTGGCATCGCTGTGCGTGCTCTATAAAGTCGCCCTCCACTGCTGCTTCGACTCAAACCAAAATTTTTGCTGATTTTTCTTTCACCTTTCACCCCTGCTGCCTGTGATTTTGGTGAGGCATTTTTACTATTATTCATCCTCTGCCTAGGCCCCCTCATTGCGCCACCCCCCTTTCACTGAATGCAGTCATAAATCATAATCACCTTTAAGTTGCAGTTGTTCACACCAGTAGTATGGTCACCCCACTCATATTGAAAAGCTCTGCTTAAAGAGAATGATGTTTGAGGTACAATGATGCCCTGAAAATTGAATGGTTCGCCGTAATTTTCATCACATTATCCTCAAACCCTTCATCTCCCACTGGCTGAGCAGCGTCCCCTG from Aspergillus chevalieri M1 DNA, chromosome 1, nearly complete sequence includes the following:
- a CDS encoding SDR family oxidoreductase (COG:V;~EggNog:ENOG410PK0D;~InterPro:IPR001509,IPR036291;~PFAM:PF01073,PF13460,PF07993,PF01370;~go_function: GO:0003824 - catalytic activity [Evidence IEA]), translated to MSTETVLITGASGFVATHVVDSFLKAGYAVRGTVRSEDTAEKVRRTFPQYADKLSFAIVPDIGAPHAFDEAAKGVRGVIHTATPFQIEVEDNERDLLIPAIEGTNNVLDAVKKNAPEVQRIVITSSFAAIIDLGKGTRPGHVYSEADWNPLTYEVAAKKETPGAAAYTAAKTLAERAAWDFVEREKPSFDVVTICPPMVYGPNINATTNLAKLNTSSADIYRLMSPNSKSTDPVPSNAFWSWVDVRDVAEAHLKAYQVSEAGGQRFFVTGGNFSYQQFVDVLREKIPEIKDRVPVGTPGSGFGGVELYGVDNSKSQKVLGLKYHDLEQTVVDSARAFLELEKSA
- a CDS encoding DUF3425 domain-containing protein (COG:S;~EggNog:ENOG410PRCU;~InterPro:IPR021833;~PFAM:PF11905), with the translated sequence MPPESSSSDVTSPTDDDWHGIDDKIERRRRQNRVNQRAWRLRHKQHPQRDGLPSRSPSANEPSALIPFVPPNHTHDGSSCSRPECFLISSETEMLLERFESTAYTSYILGSPQADHLLTLVRGNIFRALFHNLSVLGLSKEWMNEDALSPLASDSQSHLVRHLAMLPVSLQPTVLQRSVEHHPWLDLFPLPRMRDNMIELGDALDEYQLCEDLMGFWNTHQNDSMLVVWGDPWDPRNWEVTEQFLRKWSWLIKGCPELIWSTNYWRHQRGEKRIAYRGYE
- a CDS encoding uncharacterized protein (COG:Q;~EggNog:ENOG410PPAF) produces the protein MIAPTNQVPASESAIPVSQCFPTISEESLKENVIIIVGTCVETPAPTVASMSTDPFCFSPARLDSKKPQASPFIKSLNTASGPHAFPTAVYLGPDRHNLRINTICPWMTQTRITVGKNLGNRWAEEGLPISTPLDGAKVAAGVLTDDSLHGTSMYVAGGRAWEIEGSSHHGR